A stretch of the Nitratifractor salsuginis DSM 16511 genome encodes the following:
- the ruvX gene encoding Holliday junction resolvase RuvX, translating to MIAAVDVGLKRIGVAISPDGRIVLPQRAIERRGRKQAAKELSDFLREWKVDLLVVGLPRGGSSEEEMERRIRHFVSLLELPPQMEVHYQDEAGSSEEAKERMQGAIRQKRDGRIDSLAAQIILERWLERS from the coding sequence CGGCAGTCGATGTGGGGCTCAAGCGTATCGGCGTGGCCATCAGCCCCGATGGGCGGATCGTACTGCCCCAACGGGCCATCGAGCGCCGAGGGCGGAAACAGGCGGCGAAGGAGTTGAGCGATTTTCTGAGGGAGTGGAAAGTCGATCTGCTAGTGGTCGGTTTACCAAGGGGAGGAAGCAGCGAAGAGGAGATGGAGCGGCGGATCCGCCATTTCGTCAGTTTACTCGAACTTCCTCCGCAGATGGAGGTTCATTATCAGGATGAAGCCGGAAGCTCCGAAGAGGCCAAAGAACGGATGCAAGGGGCGATTCGCCAGAAACGCGATGGCCGGATCGATTCCCTGGCGGCTCAGATTATCCTCGAGCGATGGCTAGAACGAAGTTAA